In one window of Saprospiraceae bacterium DNA:
- a CDS encoding DUF1624 domain-containing protein — protein sequence MSNAESITRKRIQSIDILRGLAMVIMALDHVRDYFHIEAFTDDPLNLQTTTTALYFTRWITHFCAPVFVFLSGVSIYLQSLRKTELELSAFVIKRGLWLIFAEFFIISLAWTFNPFYNLIPFQVIWTLGISMVILGLCIRFKVPMALLFGLGLTIVLFHNLLDFIEARPGFTPNFWWDFFHSGHFKTYAFASGHFALLVYPFVAWTGLMLLGYAAGKLFHPEFSETRRNKILINAGLGLLLFFALLRFTNIYGDPVDWQVQSNGWLTFLSFLHVDKYPPSLLYLCIMIGPTLIALAAVEKTDNALTRNLSIFGRTAFFYYIIHIYIIHGLAVISFFIRGHSFQEAIDGAQKLPFLFVVPGEGLSLLGVYGVWIFVLMLLYPICHWYDRYKSNNRDKWWLSYL from the coding sequence ATGTCAAACGCTGAATCGATTACCCGAAAGAGGATCCAATCCATCGACATATTGCGAGGCCTGGCCATGGTCATCATGGCATTGGACCACGTTCGCGATTATTTTCATATTGAAGCATTTACAGATGATCCCCTGAATCTGCAAACCACTACAACTGCTCTCTATTTTACAAGATGGATCACTCATTTTTGTGCTCCGGTATTCGTGTTTTTATCTGGAGTATCCATCTACCTTCAAAGTTTGAGAAAAACTGAATTGGAATTATCGGCATTTGTCATCAAACGAGGGCTTTGGTTGATATTTGCTGAATTTTTCATCATATCGCTGGCCTGGACTTTCAATCCGTTTTACAATCTTATTCCATTTCAGGTGATCTGGACTCTTGGAATAAGTATGGTCATTCTTGGATTGTGTATACGATTTAAAGTACCGATGGCTCTATTGTTTGGCTTGGGACTGACCATTGTTCTTTTCCACAATTTGCTCGACTTTATTGAAGCCAGACCTGGCTTTACCCCAAATTTTTGGTGGGATTTCTTCCATAGTGGCCATTTTAAAACATATGCCTTTGCATCGGGGCATTTTGCTTTGCTCGTTTACCCGTTTGTCGCCTGGACAGGATTGATGTTATTGGGATATGCTGCCGGAAAATTATTTCATCCGGAATTTTCAGAGACTCGCAGGAATAAAATTTTAATCAATGCAGGCCTTGGTTTATTGTTGTTTTTTGCCTTATTAAGATTCACCAATATATACGGCGACCCTGTAGATTGGCAAGTTCAATCGAATGGATGGTTAACTTTTCTATCCTTTCTGCATGTCGACAAATACCCACCCAGTTTGTTGTATTTGTGTATCATGATCGGACCCACATTGATCGCTCTGGCTGCAGTTGAAAAAACAGACAACGCATTGACCCGGAATCTGAGCATCTTTGGAAGGACTGCATTTTTTTATTACATCATTCATATCTACATTATCCATGGATTGGCGGTGATTTCCTTTTTTATAAGAGGGCACAGTTTCCAGGAAGCAATTGATGGGGCACAAAAATTGCCATTTCTGTTTGTAGTTCCCGGAGAAGGATTGTCTTTACTGGGTGTTTATGGGGTTTGGATTTTTGTTTTAATGCTTTTATATCCTATCTGCCATTGGTATGATCGATATAAATCGAACAACAGGGATAAGTGGTGGTTGAGTTATTTGTAG
- a CDS encoding AbgT family transporter, producing MNVKKPGTIEKFLSIVERIGNALPHPATLFAILAFIVLLLSGILHWIGLSVLHPGTGSVVNVVNLFSVEGFHKIITNLITNFTGFAPLGTVLVALLGIGIAEGLGLISAGLRLVVLKSPPRLLTAVIVFCGVISNTASEVGYVLLVPLSAIIFHAVGRHPLAGLAAAFAGVSGGYSANLLLGTVDPLLAGLSQEAARIIQPDYTVNPMCNYYFMVASTFLLTILGTWVTERIVEPRLGKYDGDAQAEEIKPLNPDEKRGLKFTLLALILFSAFIVGGLLPEHGYLRNPETGEILKSPFMSGIVALLFFGAALLGIAYGIGAKVIKSDADVMKGMAKSMETLGSYIVLVFFAAQFVAFFNWSNIGVVIAVKGAELLKASGFGPIPLMITFIVVSSMINLIMGSASAKWAIMAPVFIPMFMLLGYSPEFTQVAYRIGDSVTNIISPMMSYFALIVAFIQRYQKQAGIGTVVATMLPYSVVFLIGWILFFIIWILLEIPIGPGASMYLNK from the coding sequence ATGAATGTAAAAAAACCGGGTACCATTGAGAAATTTCTAAGCATCGTTGAACGTATTGGAAACGCCCTGCCACATCCTGCAACTTTATTCGCCATATTGGCTTTTATAGTGCTGCTCCTCAGCGGGATTTTGCATTGGATCGGTCTATCAGTGCTTCATCCGGGTACAGGTTCAGTAGTTAATGTGGTGAATCTTTTTTCAGTCGAAGGATTTCATAAAATCATTACTAACCTCATAACCAATTTTACTGGTTTTGCACCATTGGGCACTGTTTTGGTTGCTTTGTTAGGAATTGGGATTGCCGAAGGATTGGGATTGATAAGTGCAGGCTTAAGGCTTGTGGTATTAAAGTCTCCTCCAAGATTATTGACAGCCGTCATCGTTTTTTGCGGCGTAATAAGCAATACTGCCAGTGAAGTCGGTTACGTGCTCTTGGTGCCTTTGTCGGCAATTATTTTTCATGCCGTTGGAAGGCACCCGCTTGCCGGATTAGCCGCAGCCTTTGCAGGTGTTTCAGGAGGCTACAGTGCCAATCTCCTGTTGGGCACAGTTGATCCTTTGCTTGCCGGTTTGTCTCAGGAAGCTGCAAGAATTATTCAACCGGATTACACGGTCAACCCCATGTGTAATTATTACTTTATGGTTGCGTCCACTTTTCTTTTGACAATATTAGGGACTTGGGTGACTGAGAGAATCGTTGAACCCAGATTGGGGAAATACGACGGAGATGCACAAGCAGAAGAAATAAAACCTTTAAATCCGGACGAAAAACGTGGTTTAAAATTTACATTATTGGCGCTGATTTTATTTTCTGCATTTATAGTTGGTGGTTTATTGCCGGAGCATGGATATCTGAGAAATCCGGAGACGGGAGAAATTTTAAAGTCACCGTTTATGTCCGGAATAGTGGCCCTGCTTTTCTTTGGTGCGGCACTTTTAGGCATTGCTTATGGCATTGGCGCAAAGGTCATTAAATCAGATGCTGATGTGATGAAAGGGATGGCTAAAAGTATGGAAACGTTGGGTTCATACATCGTGCTGGTGTTTTTTGCAGCGCAGTTTGTTGCTTTTTTTAATTGGTCGAATATTGGCGTGGTCATTGCGGTAAAAGGAGCAGAATTGTTAAAAGCATCCGGATTTGGTCCAATCCCCCTCATGATCACTTTCATTGTTGTTTCTTCCATGATCAATCTGATCATGGGTAGTGCTTCGGCAAAATGGGCAATCATGGCGCCTGTATTTATTCCGATGTTCATGCTGTTGGGTTATTCTCCGGAATTTACTCAGGTAGCTTACAGGATTGGCGACAGCGTAACCAACATCATATCGCCAATGATGTCTTATTTTGCCCTGATTGTTGCTTTTATTCAACGATATCAAAAACAAGCCGGAATCGGCACTGTGGTGGCCACTATGTTGCCATATTCAGTTGTATTTCTGATTGGGTGGATCTTATTTTTCATCATCTGGATACTTCTCGAAATCCCAATTGGTCCGGGAGCTTCCATGTATTTGAATAAATAA
- a CDS encoding HAMP domain-containing histidine kinase: MKLYSGSGRWKSILIVIGLAFVLMPLFYSNYLGNKLADLELKKIELFERTLAEITNTSNLDASEDVSYELEMLHTIIEDLQLIVINRNQNIDLYNYPEKTDTLKELNQLRANGPSPLISDDYTIYYKYPFTLTLLRYFPLVQFLLLMLYAAFGYAVFNASRREEQNRVWVGMAKETAHQLGTPISGMIGWLEALNMNLPDEESKNILSEMNKDVEKLQLVADRFSKIGSTPELETFELDKLLWESIHYIKARASREIVFSLMDNTNGQCHASLNANLFSWVIENILRNSLDAMDSKGNISVSIHQDGKWLSIDISDTGKGIRTTRKNEIFKPGYTTKKRGWGLGLSLSKRIIENYHNGKIYVKASEPGKGTIICIQLPRIS, translated from the coding sequence GTGAAATTATATTCTGGATCGGGGCGCTGGAAGTCAATTTTAATTGTCATTGGCCTGGCTTTTGTACTCATGCCTTTGTTTTATTCCAATTATCTCGGTAATAAGCTGGCAGATCTCGAGCTTAAGAAAATCGAATTGTTTGAAAGAACTTTGGCCGAAATCACTAATACTTCCAACCTGGATGCAAGCGAAGATGTAAGTTACGAACTGGAAATGCTTCATACCATTATTGAAGACCTCCAATTGATAGTTATCAACAGAAATCAAAATATAGATCTTTACAACTATCCTGAAAAAACCGATACCCTCAAGGAATTGAATCAGTTGCGGGCTAATGGTCCCTCTCCGCTGATCTCTGACGATTACACCATTTATTATAAATATCCATTTACACTGACCCTGCTTCGTTATTTTCCTCTTGTCCAGTTTTTATTGTTGATGTTGTACGCAGCTTTTGGCTACGCAGTTTTCAATGCGAGCCGGAGAGAAGAACAAAACCGGGTCTGGGTGGGTATGGCTAAAGAAACTGCACACCAACTGGGTACCCCGATTTCAGGAATGATTGGATGGCTCGAAGCTTTAAATATGAATCTGCCCGATGAAGAGTCTAAAAACATTCTTTCAGAAATGAATAAAGATGTTGAAAAGCTTCAATTGGTTGCAGACCGGTTTTCAAAAATTGGTTCGACACCTGAATTGGAAACTTTTGAATTGGATAAATTGCTTTGGGAAAGTATACATTATATTAAAGCAAGGGCTTCCAGGGAAATTGTTTTTTCATTGATGGACAATACCAATGGTCAATGCCATGCTTCTTTGAATGCAAACTTATTTTCCTGGGTTATCGAAAATATTTTGAGGAACTCATTAGATGCCATGGACAGCAAAGGAAATATCAGCGTGTCTATTCACCAGGATGGAAAATGGTTGAGCATCGATATCTCGGATACCGGAAAAGGAATCCGGACCACTAGAAAAAATGAAATTTTTAAACCAGGTTACACTACCAAGAAAAGAGGTTGGGGACTTGGGCTTTCCCTATCAAAGAGGATCATAGAAAATTATCACAATGGAAAAATATATGTAAAAGCCTCAGAACCAGGCAAAGGAACCATAATTTGTATTCAATTGCCAAGAATTTCTTAA